In the Emys orbicularis isolate rEmyOrb1 chromosome 3, rEmyOrb1.hap1, whole genome shotgun sequence genome, one interval contains:
- the RBM34 gene encoding RNA-binding protein 34 gives MKTSKAAKAPRPAPRGAGKECERNEAGASSEDYVIGQVVNSLFQNKSTTCRPHPLAHLFNASESEIQPVFVAVPRENKKRKHTEVERATEDQSSNTKREPPIKLKKDKKNKLSIAEKRLANRECALEQADEKEEEKGIKVKQKLKNRTSQAVTKSLASSANEIDVKQCKNKSQINEAEEMLKNQRTVFVGNLPISCTVQMLKSFFKEYGQIESIRFRSLVPAEDTLSKKLAAIKHKIHPNMKYINAYVVFKEEGAATKALKRNGTQIANGFHIRVDLASKATSHDNKRSIFVGNLSYEIEDDTVREHFSECGNVVAVRIVRDKNTGIGKGFGYVLFENTDAVHLALKLNNSELKGRKLRVKRCVEKEKNKKSSDNVKDSGPKHRFGTSLKNTKKYTNNSFAGEKATPLKKKTKRPKNVTRTKGGKHK, from the exons GTGGTCAACAGTTTGTTTCAAAATAAGTCCACAACATGCAGACCACACCCCCTGGCACATCTTTTTAATGCTTCTGAGTCTGAAATACAGCCAGTGTTTGTTGCTGTGCCAAGA gagaatAAGAAACGAAAGCATACAGAAGTGGAAAGGGCAACAGAAGATCAGAGCTCAAATACTAAACGAGAACCTCCTATAAAACTGaagaaagacaaaaagaacaaaTTGTCTATAGCAGAGAAAAGGTTGGCAAACAG AGAGTGTGCATTGGAACAGGCAGatgaaaaagaggaagaaaaagggaTCAAGGTCAAACAGAAACTAAAAAATAGAACATCTCAAGCTGTCACCAAAAGCCTTGCTAGTTCAGCTAATGAAATTGATGTAAAACAGTGCAAGAATAAAAGTCAAATTAACGAAGCTGAGGAGATGCTAAAGAATCAGAGAACTGTGTTTGTTGGGAATTTACCTATCAGCTGTACTGTACAG ATGCTGAAgtcattttttaaagaatatgGACAGATAGAATCAATTCGATTCCGTTCTTTG gttCCAGCAGAGGATACTTTATCCAAAAAGTTAGCAGCCATAAA GCATAAGATCCATCCTAATATGAAATATATTAATGCTTATGTGGTTTTTAAGGAAGAAGGTGCTGCCACTAAAGCTCTTAAAAG AAATGGAACTCAAATTGCCAATGGATTTCACATCAGAGTTGACCTTGCTTCAAAAGCCACTTCT caTGACAATAAGAGGTCTATATTTGTGGGAAATCTCTCATATG AAATTGAAGATGATACTGTGCGAGAACACTTTTCTGAATGTGGAAATGTAGTAGCAGTGCGAATTGTGAGAGACAAAAACACTGGCATTGGCAAAGGGTTTGGCTATGTTCTGTTTGAG AATACAGATGCTGTACATCTTGCTCTGAAACTAAACAACTCTGAACTGAAGGGAAGAAAGCTTAGAGTGAAACGCTGCGTCGAGAAGGAGAAAAACAAGAAAAGTTCAGACAACGTAAAGGACTCTGGTCCAAAGCACAGATTTGGTACttcattaaaaaatacaaaaaaatatacCAACAATTCATTTGCTGGTGAAAAAGCAACCccattgaaaaagaaaacaaagagacCAAAAAATGTGACTAGAACAAAAGGTGGGAAACACAAATAA